The genomic interval GGCCATGGTGATAAATACGGCAGCGTTTCCGCACTCTCCCCCGAAGAACTGAACGATCTGATCGAATACGTTCTGTCGCTCTAGCTTTCGCTCAGCCGCTTCGCTTCTCTGTCCTCCCAATAAAGCGAATGCGCCTCTTTCAGTATCCCCGGAATACGATCCGCAAACCGGCTCTCTTTCAGACAGCTCCAGTCCACGGAATCCACTTCCGCAGCCTGCTGTCCGGGAAACCAGTGCGAAGCATTACCCAGCAAGTTGTACCGCATTTTTGCAAATTCCCGCAGTCCAAGCCCCTGATCAAACGTCCACAGGCGCAGAATCTCACGCACATTGATTTCGCCGGGCACATCCAGATAAAACGGCAGTCCTTCATGCCAGTGCCGCACCCAGTCGCTCCCGAGATCACTTTCCAGCGACCGGACAATACGCCGCTCAATATCGCCGACCATCGGATCATCCAGATAACGGGACACCGCTTCAACGTGTTCATCAAAATCCGTCGGTTTGGCCGCCCCAATACTCAGCGTATGCACTTCCGGACGCTGCAGGCAGTAAAGATCATTCCACTGCATCGGAGTCAGCGGCCGGCACAGAGCCGACATCTTTTCAGTCGGTTTATACAGCATACCGCCCTTATCATTGGGACTGATGATAAAGACGCCCATATCCTGCTTTGCCGCCGCCTCCACCATCGGCCGGTGCAACTGATCATAAATAAAATACCAATGAAGATTCACATAATCAAATTCACCGGTTTTACAGGCCGGAATCACCGCCTCCGGACCGCCGTGCGTTGAAAATCCGCAAAACCGGACCCGGCCCTCCTTCTGCAGCTTTCGGATAGCCTCCACACAACCGCCCTTTTTCAAACAGGTATCAATATGTTCCGGCAGATTGATCCCGTGAATCGAAAGAAAATCCACATAATCCACCTGCAGATTTTTCATTGAAGTTTCAAACACCTCCAAAAACTCCTCCGCCGTTTCCTTCACCCCGATCTTGGTCTGGAGCAGATATTGATCCCGGTCGATTTTCGGAAGTACCCAGCCAAGCTGCATTTCCGAGGGCCCGTAACCACGCGCCGTTTCGATATGAGTAATCCCCAGCTCCAGCGCACGATGTACTGTTACCTCAAGATTTTCCTGAATCTTCGGATCAATTTTATCCGGCTCCAGATCCTCCCATCCCTGTTGATACCGCATGCCGCCGCAGCTCAACACCGGCATCTGCACTTCTGTTCTTCCAAATCGTCTTCTCGGTATTCTCATTTTTTATCCAGTTCTGTACGGATCAGCTCCGCTGTTTTTTTCCCGATCCCCGGGACTTCCGAAATCTGCTCAACCGAAGCCCGGTTCAGACGGGCCATCGATCCGAAGTGTTTCAAAAGCATCTCCTTCTTTGAACCTCCAATCCCCGGAATTTCATCCAGCCGCGATTCCATAATCCGCCGGCGGCGCAAATCACGATGATAGGTAATCGCAAAACGATGCGCCTCATCACGCAATCGAGTCACCACAGTCAGCGCCGCCGAATTGCGCGGAAGCACCAGGCTGCCCGAGTTTTCTTCATAATCCCAGACGATCTCTTCATAGCGTTTGGCCAGACCGACGATTGGCAGGTCATCCAGTCCCAGCAAGCGCAATTCAGCCTTCGCGGCGCGCAACTGTGTGATCCCTCCGTCTACCATCACCAGCCCCGGCATCGCCTTCTTTTCACGCTGAAGCCGCGAATACCGCCGCCGCACCACCTCGGCCATCGACCGCGGGTCATCCGCCCCTTCCACCGTTTTGATCCGGAAACGGCGATAACGGTTCGGATACGGCACTCCGTCCACCGCACACACCATACTGGCCACCGAATTCGTTCCCGAAATATTCGAGATATCGAAACACTCAATGACACGCGGCTCCGCCGGAAGCTTCAACCGCCGCTGTAACTGCTTCAGCCCTTCGCGTGCCTCATCCTGCTTCATCTTCGGCGTTTTACGCACCTTTGCCCGCTCACGCACGGCATGATTCAAATGCAGCAGCATATCCCGCAACGCCGCAGCCTCTTCAAATTTAAGCTCCGCCGCCTTCTGCTCCATCTCGGAGCGGAGCTCTTTCAGCATTTCCATCCGCTCACCGCGAAGGAAAGCACAGGCCTCCTCCACCCGCCGCCGATACTCCTCGGGTGACACCTTTCCGATACAGGGAGCCGAACAGTTGGCAATGATATCATCGTTGCAGTGTTTATAGGTTTCTTCATCCGGAATACGCGGGCGACACCGGCGCAGCCCGAATTTCCGTTCCAGAAACTCCACGGCCATTTTAGCCGCCATTCCCGAAGTATAGGGCCCGAAATATTCCGCTCCGTCCTTCTTTTTTATCCGGCATTTTTCAAGACCCGGAAACGGATGCTGTACATCGGCGCGAATCATCTGAAATCGCTTATCATCTTTCCAGAGCGTATTGTAGTGCGGCCGGTACTCTTTAATCAGCCTGCCTTCGGTCAGAATCGCCTCCGCCTCGCTTTTGAGCACCACAATATCAAAATCCTCAATGGAACTGATCAGACTGCGGATTTTCGGCTGGGCGGTACGGCGCGTATGCGAACGGAAATAACTCCGCACCCGTTTCCGCAGCGAAGCCGCTTTCCCGATATAAATAATTTTCCCATCGCGGTCGCGCATCAGATAACAACCCGGTTTATCCGGCAGTTTTTTCAGTTTTTCCTGAATGGTTTGCGAAAATTCCATACCCAATAGATATAACAAGCCACCCTCTAACGCAAAACAACTTCAATCCGCAGGCATCAAACCCTGCCGATAAGGCTTGTACCGAAAGCCACATTGCATAAGCTTAATTTTTAAGGAATTTAAAATGGAACTGCTGAAAAATATCCTCAACGAAATCTGGCTCGTCACCACAGAAATGGCGCCCTATCTCCTGTTCGGCTTTCTTATGGCGGGTATTCTGTCGCAACTGATCTCGCGTAATTTTGTAAAACGCCATCTCGGCGGCGGAGGACTTGCAGGCTCCGTAAAAGCCGCCCTCGTCGGAGTTCCGATGCCCATCTGTTCCTGCGGGGTCATCCCTTTTGCCGCACTGTTGCGCAAGCACGGGGCCAGCCGTGGCGCCACCGCCTCGTTTCTGTCTTCAACACCACAAACCGGTGTTGATTCGCTGATGGTAACCTACGCCCTGCTCGGCTGGGTTTTCGCGGTATTCCGCGCTCTGGCAGCTTTTCTTTCCGGCATTCTCTGCGGAATTGCCGTCGAAGCCGTTCCAACCTCTGACAAGGATAAACCGGAGGAAG from Verrucomicrobia bacterium S94 carries:
- a CDS encoding excinuclease ABC subunit UvrC translates to MEFSQTIQEKLKKLPDKPGCYLMRDRDGKIIYIGKAASLRKRVRSYFRSHTRRTAQPKIRSLISSIEDFDIVVLKSEAEAILTEGRLIKEYRPHYNTLWKDDKRFQMIRADVQHPFPGLEKCRIKKKDGAEYFGPYTSGMAAKMAVEFLERKFGLRRCRPRIPDEETYKHCNDDIIANCSAPCIGKVSPEEYRRRVEEACAFLRGERMEMLKELRSEMEQKAAELKFEEAAALRDMLLHLNHAVRERAKVRKTPKMKQDEAREGLKQLQRRLKLPAEPRVIECFDISNISGTNSVASMVCAVDGVPYPNRYRRFRIKTVEGADDPRSMAEVVRRRYSRLQREKKAMPGLVMVDGGITQLRAAKAELRLLGLDDLPIVGLAKRYEEIVWDYEENSGSLVLPRNSAALTVVTRLRDEAHRFAITYHRDLRRRRIMESRLDEIPGIGGSKKEMLLKHFGSMARLNRASVEQISEVPGIGKKTAELIRTELDKK
- a CDS encoding aldo/keto reductase: MPRRRFGRTEVQMPVLSCGGMRYQQGWEDLEPDKIDPKIQENLEVTVHRALELGITHIETARGYGPSEMQLGWVLPKIDRDQYLLQTKIGVKETAEEFLEVFETSMKNLQVDYVDFLSIHGINLPEHIDTCLKKGGCVEAIRKLQKEGRVRFCGFSTHGGPEAVIPACKTGEFDYVNLHWYFIYDQLHRPMVEAAAKQDMGVFIISPNDKGGMLYKPTEKMSALCRPLTPMQWNDLYCLQRPEVHTLSIGAAKPTDFDEHVEAVSRYLDDPMVGDIERRIVRSLESDLGSDWVRHWHEGLPFYLDVPGEINVREILRLWTFDQGLGLREFAKMRYNLLGNASHWFPGQQAAEVDSVDWSCLKESRFADRIPGILKEAHSLYWEDREAKRLSES